The DNA window ACACGTTTAGAAAAGATGTTGTTGCACCCTTGAATGGAGTACTAAAGTAGCGGTTGCATTTTTCTAAAGCAGGCTTGTCACGGCACAGTATATGACATATGATGGAATCGAACCGAGCAcatataaaagagaaatgcGATTGCGCTATGACCAATTCTTTCTAAAATTGAACTATCGATGTCTCTATCACGTCCCAAACCACCTTGTTCCTGCTTTCAAAATCGGTTAAAGACACCATAACTTTCCTCCACCCAGGACATCACTGAAAGAAAGATGCGACCGCTACAAACTACTCCTCGTCCTTCAATCCCACCAACTTGAGCGAGTCCATCCACAGCCGTGCCGCCTTCTCGACATCATACGCGTACGGAGCATACCCAGGCCCGATTATCTTATCGTCTCCATCAACCGCCGGCTTGGCAACGTCGCAGTCAACAAGGTATTCACCACCATTATGCTTCCAAGCCTCACCAACAGCTGCCCACACCGTAGTTGCAGCTCCTTGCTCGACGCTCTTCATCATAGGATAGATGTGCTCCATACCCTTGAAGGCGTCGGGCGGCATGTGTCTAGTCAGTCCTGTGGCGACGACGCCTGGGTGGACACTAGTGGCGTGGAGGTGTTTTGCGCCGTAGCGGCGTTCAACCTCGTTGGCCATGTAGATATTTGCTGTTTTGGATTGGGCGTAAGCGATGTTGGGGTTGTAGTCGCCATGCTCAAAGGCGTAGTTGTCAGCGTCGTTGATGCCGTGGATGTTATGGCTGGACGAAGAAAGAACCACGACCCGAGAGGGGAGGTCAGGTGACCCAGCAGCAA is part of the Fusarium fujikuroi IMI 58289 draft genome, chromosome FFUJ_chr07 genome and encodes:
- a CDS encoding related to reductases produces the protein MSRYTAVHVNTKGPGDARPTALQIIKDEGLEEKRQGQIFVITGTSSGIGIETLRAIAATGATLYLTARDLDKARTALDGIFDPSRMELFQMDQGSLASVRDAATAILKKTSKIHCLIANAGIMAIPDLRFTAEGHELQFGTNHLSHFLFFQLLKPALLAAGSPDLPSRVVVLSSSSHNIHGINDADNYAFEHGDYNPNIAYAQSKTANIYMANEVERRYGAKHLHATSVHPGVVATGLTRHMPPDAFKGMEHIYPMMKSVEQGAATTVWAAVGEAWKHNGGEYLVDCDVAKPAVDGDDKIIGPGYAPYAYDVEKAARLWMDSLKLVGLKDEE